The following proteins are co-located in the Solanum pennellii chromosome 8, SPENNV200 genome:
- the LOC107027060 gene encoding NADPH-dependent aldehyde reductase-like protein, chloroplastic, whose protein sequence is MAESNENVPAQKLPLENRVAIVTGSSRGIGKAIALHLASLGAKLIINYSSSNSTTLADDVVSQINSNKSVNNSAVPAVAVAVRADISDPDEVRSLFDAAESAFQSPVNILVNSAAVCDGKRPTIMNTDLEDFDRTFSVNTRGSFLCCKEAANRMINRGGGGKIICVTSSATASFRAGNGAYTASKAAVEAMVKILAKELKGTGITANCVAPGPIATDMFFSAATEEKVKKVIDECPHGRLGQSEDVAPVVGFLASDASEWVNGQIIRVNGGYI, encoded by the coding sequence ATGGCGGAATCAAACGAAAACGTACCTGCTCAAAAATTGCCGCTCGAAAATCGGGTAGCTATCGTTACCGGATCTTCTCGAGGCATCGGAAAAGCAATTGCACTTCATTTAGcttctctcggtgctaagctcaTCATCAACTATTCCTCCTCAAACTCCACTACTCTAGCCGACGACGTCGTTTCTCAAATCAATTCTAATAAATCCGTTAACAATTCCGCCGTACCTGCCGTCGCTGTCGCCGTTAGAGCTGATATCTCAGATCCGGACGAGGTGAGATCCCTATTTGACGCAGCTGAATCAGCTTTTCAATCTCCGGTCAACATCTTAGTGAACTCCGCCGCCGTGTGCGACGGAAAGCGTCCAACGATTATGAACACAGATCTCGAGGACTTCGATAGGACTTTTAGCGTGAATACTCGTGGATCCTTCTTATGCTGTAAGGAAGCTGCGAACAGAATGATAAATCGCGGCGGCGGAGGAAAGATTATATGTGTGACGTCATCTGCGACGGCGTCATTTCGGGCTGGGAACGGTGCGTACACGGCATCGAAGGCGGCGGTTGAAGCAATGGTGAAAATACTGGCGAAGGAACTAAAAGGAACAGGAATAACGGCGAATTGTGTGGCGCCGGGACCGATAGCGACGGATATGTTTTTCAGTGCAGCAACAGAGGAGAAAGTGAAGAAGGTGATCGATGAATGTCCACACGGAAGACTCGGCCAGTCGGAAGATGTTGCTCCGGTCGTGGGATTTTTGGCCAGCGATGCTTCTGAATGGGTGAATGGACAAATTATTCGTGTCAATGGCGGTTACATCTGA
- the LOC107028345 gene encoding protein KINESIN LIGHT CHAIN-RELATED 1-like, which produces MPGLVSVKTPPETPALRISVSDENHGRNGSGSSRSEQVNPKTNSPAPRRPPSPSTSRAKPSPDRGSGKKKSPPEKVEIDESSLDNPDLGPFLLKLARDTIASGEGPNKALDYALRAAKSFERCAVDGEPSLDLAMSLHVVAAIYCSLVRFDEAIPVLETAIKVPEVSRGADHALAAFSGYMQLGDTYSMLGQLDRSIESYKEGLKTQMEALGDTDPRVAETCRYLAEAHVQAMQFDEAESLCKKTLEIHRVHSPPASLEEAADRRLMALICEAKCDYESALEHLVLANMAMIANGQETEVAAIDVGIGNIYLSLSRFDEAVFSYQKALTVFKSSKGDNHPSVASVYVRLADLYYKTGKLRESRSYCENALRIYAKPVPGTTPEDIACGLTEISAIYELFNEPEEALKLLLKAMKLIEDKPGQQSTIAGIEARMGVMFYMVGRYEEARSSLENAVIKLRASGERKSAFFGVVLNQMGLSSVQLFKIDEAAELFEEAREILEQECGHCHQDTLGVYSNLAATYDAIGRVDDAIEILEYVLKLREEKLGTANPDFNDEKKRLAELLKEAGRSRNKNPNSLENLIDPNCKRTTKKETSSKKWSAFGFRS; this is translated from the exons ATGCCGGGATTAGTTTCAGTCAAAACTCCGCCGGAAACTCCGGCGTTAAGAATATCAGTTTCCGATGAGAACCACGGCCGAAACGGGTCGGGCTCTAGTAGATCCGAACAAGTTAATCCGAAAACGAACTCACCTGCGCCACGACGACCTCCATCACCGTCAACTTCACGGGCGAAGCCATCTCCGGATCGGGGCTCCGGAAAGAAGAAATCTCCCCCGGAGAAGGTTGAAATCGACGAGTCATCTCTTGACAATCCGGATCTAGGGCCGTTCCTGTTAAAGCTAGCGCGTGACACCATTGCCTCCGGTGAAGGTCCGAATAAAGCACTAGACTATGCTTTACGAGCTGCGAAGTCGTTTGAGAGGTGCGCAGTTGACGGTGAGCCGAGTTTGGATCTAGCTATGAGTCTGCACGTTGTGGCAGCTATATATTGTAGTTTGGTGAGGTTTGATGAAGCTATTCCAGTGCTAGAAACGGCGATTAAGGTGCCGGAAGTTTCAAGAGGTGCAGATCATGCTCTTGCGGCGTTCTCAGGGTATATGCAGCTTGGTGATACGTATTCTATGCTAGGACAATTGGATCGGTCAATTGAGTCTTACAAAGAAGGGTTGAAAACGCAGATGGAAGCTTTGGGAGACACAGATCCAAGAGTCGCAGAGACTTGTAG GTACTTGGCTGAGGCTCATGTTCAGGCAATGCAGTTTGATGAGGCTGAGAGTTTGTGTAAGAAAACATTGGAAATCCATCGTGTGCACAGTCCTCCAGCTTCTCTTGAAGAGGCAGCTGATCGTCGTTTGATGGCTCTAATATGTGAGGCTAAATGTGATTATGAGTCAGCCCTTGAGCACCTTGTACTTGCCAACATGGCTATGATTGCCAATGGACAGGAAACTGAGGTTGCAGCTATTGATGTTGGAATAGGGAACATCTACTTGTCGTTGTCTCGTTTTGATGAGGCCGTCTTCTCCTATCAGAAGGCACTCACTGTTTTCAAATCATCTAAGGGTGACAACCATCCTTCAGTTGCATCTGTCTATGTAAGGCTGGCTGACCTATACTACAAGACAGGAAAACTGAGGGAATCCAGATCCTATTGTGAGAATGCCCTCAGAATATACGCAAAACCTGTACCTGGAACAACCCCTGAAGATATTGCCTGTGGATTGACGGAAATTTCAGCAATATATGAGTTATTTAATGAACCCGAGGAGGCCCTGAAACTGCTGCTCAAGGCAATGAAACTAATAGAGGATAAACCAGGACAGCAAAGTACCATTGCTGGCATAGAGGCACGAATGGGTGTTATGTTTTATATGGTCGGGAGATATGAAGAGGCGCGGAGTTCCTTAGAAAATGCAGTGATAAAACTTAGAGCCAGTGGTGAGAGGAAATCAGCTTTCTTCGGAGTTGTTTTAAATCAGATGGGATTATCTTCTGTACAACTGTTTAAAATAGATGAGGCTGCTGAGTTATTCGAAGAAGCTAGAGAAATTCTGGAACAGGAGTGTGGCCATTGCCATCAAGATACCCTTGGTGTGTATAGCAATCTTGCCGCCACTTATGATGCTATTGGAAg AGTGGATGATGCTATTGAGATTCTGGAGTACGTTCTTAAACTGAGAGAAGAAAAACTCGGAACTGCAAATCCTGATTTCAACGATGAGAAAAAGAGGCTGGCTGAATTATTGAAAGAAGCAGGCAGATCTCGGAACAAAAACCCGAATTCCTTAGAGAATCTTATTGATCCAAACTGTAAAAGGACGACGAAGAAGGAGACTTCATCAAAGAAGTGGTCTGCATTTGGGTTTAGAAGTTGA
- the LOC107028343 gene encoding protein KINESIN LIGHT CHAIN-RELATED 1-like, translating to MPGLVSVKTPPETPALRISVSDENLGRNASGSSRSEQVNPKMNSPAPRRPPSPSTSRAKPSPDRGSGKKKSPPEKVEIDESSLDNPDLGPFLLKLARDTIASGEGPNKALDYALRAAKSFERCAVDGEPSLDLAMSLHVVAAIYCSLVRFDEAIPVLETAIKVPEVSRGADHALAAFSGYMQLGDTYSMLGQLDRSIESYKEGLKTQMEALGDTDPRVAETCRYLAEAHVQAMQFDEAESLCKKTLEIHRVHSPPASLEEAADRRLMALICEAKCDYESALEHLVLANMAMIANGQETEVAAIDVGIGNIYLSLSRFDEAVFSYQKALTVFKSSKGDNHPSVASVYVRLADLYYKTGKLRESRSYCENALRIYAKPVPGTTPEDIASGLMEISAIYELFNEPEEALKLLLKAMKLLEDKPGQQSTIAGIEARMGVMFYMVGRYEEARNSFENAVIKLRASGERKSAFFGVVLNQMGLSSVQLFKIDEAAELFEEAREILEQECGHCHQDTLGVYSNLAATYDAIGRVDDAIEILEYVLKLREEKLGTANPDFNDEKKRLAELLKEAGRSRNKNPNSLENLIDPNSKRTTKKETSSKKWSAFGFRS from the exons ATGCCGGGATTAGTTTCAGTCAAAACTCCGCCGGAAACTCCGGCATTGAGAATATCAGTTTCCGATGAGAACCTCGGCCGAAACGCGTCGGGTTCTAGTAGATCAGAACAAGTTAACCCGAAAATGAACTCACCTGCGCCACGACGACCTCCATCACCGTCAACTTCACGGGCGAAGCCATCTCCGGATCGGGGCTCCGGAAAGAAGAAATCTCCGCCGGAGAAGGTTGAAATCGACGAGTCATCTCTTGACAATCCGGATCTAGGGCCGTTCCTGTTAAAGCTAGCGCGTGACACCATTGCCTCCGGTGAAGGTCCGAATAAAGCACTAGACTATGCTTTACGAGCTGCGAAGTCGTTTGAGAGGTGCGCAGTTGACGGTGAGCCGAGTTTGGATCTAGCTATGAGTCTGCACGTTGTGGCAGCTATATATTGTAGTTTGGTGAGGTTTGATGAAGCTATTCCAGTGCTAGAAACGGCGATTAAGGTGCCGGAAGTTTCAAGAGGTGCAGATCATGCTCTTGCGGCGTTCTCAGGGTATATGCAGCTTGGTGATACGTATTCTATGCTAGGACAATTGGATCGGTCAATTGAGTCTTACAAAGAAGGGTTGAAAACGCAGATGGAAGCTTTGGGAGACACAGATCCAAGAGTCGCAGAGACTTGTAG GTACTTGGCTGAGGCTCATGTTCAGGCAATGCAGTTTGATGAGGCTGAGAGTTTGTGTAAGAAAACATTGGAAATCCATCGTGTGCACAGTCCTCCAGCTTCTCTTGAAGAGGCAGCTGATCGTCGTTTGATGGCTCTAATATGTGAGGCTAAATGTGATTATGAGTCAGCCCTTGAGCACCTTGTACTTGCCAACATGGCTATGATTGCCAATGGACAGGAAACTGAGGTTGCAGCTATTGATGTTGGAATAGGGAACATCTACTTGTCGTTGTCTCGTTTTGATGAGGCCGTCTTCTCCTATCAGAAGGCACTCACTGTTTTCAAATCATCTAAGGGTGACAACCATCCTTCAGTTGCATCTGTCTATGTAAGGCTGGCTGACCTATACTACAAGACAGGAAAACTGAGGGAATCCAGATCCTATTGTGAGAATGCCCTCAGAATATACGCAAAACCTGTACCTGGAACAACCCCTGAAGATATTGCCAGTGGTTTGATGGAAATTTCAGCAATATATGAGTTATTTAATGAACCCGAGGAGGCCCTGAAACTGCTGCTCAAGGCAATGAAACTATTAGAGGATAAACCAGGACAGCAAAGTACCATTGCTGGCATAGAGGCACGAATGGGTGTTATGTTTTATATGGTCGGGAGATATGAAGAGGCGCGGAATTCCTTTGAAAATGCAGTGATAAAACTTAGAGCCAGTGGTGAGAGGAAATCAGCTTTCTTCGGAGTTGTTTTAAATCAGATGGGATTGTCTTCTGTACAACTGTTTAAAATAGATGAGGCTGCTGAGTTATTCGAAGAAGCTAGAGAAATTCTGGAACAGGAGTGTGGCCATTGCCATCAAGATACCCTTGGTGTGTATAGCAATCTTGCCGCCACTTATGATGCTATAGGAAG AGTGGATGATGCTATTGAGATTCTTGAGTACGTTCTTAAACTGAGAGAAGAAAAACTCGGAACTGCAAATCCTGATTTCAACGATGAGAAAAAGAGGCTGGCTGAATTATTGAAAGAAGCAGGCAGATCTCGGAACAAAAACCCGAATTCCTTAGAAAATCTTATTGATCCAAACTCTAAAAGGACGACGAAGAAGGAGACTTCATCAAAGAAGTGGTCTGCATTTGGGTTCAGAAGTTGA
- the LOC107028882 gene encoding transcription factor MYB7-like: MGRAPCCAKEGLRKGPWSTKEDLLLTNYIKENGEGQWRNLPNKAGLLRCGKSCRLRWMNYLRPGIKRGNFSQDEEDLIIRLHSLLGNRWSLIAGRLPGRTDNEIKNYWNTHVIKKLKIAGIQPKLHKVHKVSPKKEPKKKPKTENPRKKQDKKKKNNKKKDQSLDTPQVVFVPKPIRISCGLLRNSSVEDVALLSTSSSPKMLPQTSQVLKKCTISEGSDIHLSAFLKSSSNIVSPSDSYEEGDNNNKKINVITNDDENVEGKIKEVSFMPFASNLLFDEVLLDGFCDLSNESMLEKVYEEYLQLISEKCYNQDAPMLM, encoded by the exons ATGGGGAGAGCACCATGTTGTGCTAAAGAGGGGCTTCGTAAAGGTCCATGGTCTACAAAAGAAGACTTATTACTTACTAATTATATTAAGGAAAATGGTGAAGGCCAATGGAGAAACTTGCCCAATAAAGCTG GGCTACTTAGATGTGGAAAGAGTTGTAGGCTAAGGTGGATGAATTATCTAAGGCCGGGAATCAAGAGAGGAAATTTCAGCCAAGATGAAGAAGATCTTATAATAAGGCTTCATTCACTTTTGGGCAATCGTTGGTCACTCATAGCTGGTCGATTACCTGGTCGAACCGACAATGAAATCAAGAATTACTGGAACACTCATGTCATTAAAAAGCTCAAAATTGCTGGAATTCAGCCCAAACTCCACAAAGTGCACAAAGTTTCCCCAAAAAAAGAGCCCAAGAAAAAGCCCAAAACAGAAAATCCAAGAAAAAAAcaagacaaaaagaagaaaaataataagaaaaaagacCAATCTTTAGACACCCCTCAAGTTGTGTTTGTCCCAAAGCCAATTAGAATTTCTTGTGGACTTTTAAGGAATTCTAGTGTTGAAGATGTTGCATTATTGAGCACTTCATCCTCACCTAAAATGTTGCCGCAAACGAGTCAGGTTCTTAAAAAATGCACTATCTCTGAAGGATCTGACATACACCTATCTGCATTTTTGAAAAGCTCGAGCAACATAGTTTCGCCCTCAGATAGTTACGAAGAAGGTGATAATAACAACAAGAAGATTAATGTTATTACCAATGATGATGAGAATGTTGAGGGTAAAATAAAAGAGGTTTCTTTTATGCCTTTTGCTTCAAATTTGTTGTTTGATGAAGTACTACTAGATGGATTTTGTGATCTTTCAAATGAAAGCATGCTGGAGAAGGTTTATGAAGAATATCTTCAACTTATTTCTGAAAAATGTTACAATCAAGATGCTCCAATGTTGATGTAG